The following coding sequences lie in one Ostrea edulis chromosome 8, xbOstEdul1.1, whole genome shotgun sequence genomic window:
- the LOC125662743 gene encoding uncharacterized protein LOC125662743 — protein MDTVGFSSQCKARQCSQCQGDTEFYCHTCKHDLCQTCREKHVTENSTQYHNTVFYLTRHCERSFTSQCKVRMCSRCQGDSEFYCNTCRQNLCLQCKEIHVVHLDSIHHEVVIYREKFKYTFKQETCVRHPSMIYEMFCRSCKLPVCLQCSDHRGHTMMDLKTAYITRRQQHRATIHKIRSEIIYNCIILKTEIETDFKKCHTDFLEIRKKMSTKSQRIKRQMNRIFKNVNTIDVYEHRLEQSASTSVELISFLKKICISKLLWIHLSSLTKEIQKENVIESLTNVQVTERGRRMVRTESLLRELSIAFPVKDVSYVAHISLVSTNRIWISDFYTKFILTDTRGTTLDRLRDTDHSIIYGFHTVSTAGELIYIDSDRNIGKLSRVQNVKSLLIKNEQPWTPHCVFCSPSTGDILIGMNKLDHSHKDAKVNRYNNKGHHVQTTEKNKTGERIYGFPIYITESRDKDLIVSDWERGVVVTDRKENHRFTYTGPPSGDQRLDPRGVCVDALSHILVCDVNTDTIQMIDKNGQFLSLFLTKQHGIYGPYGLFYDVKDHSLWVGSGYDNTVSVYRYISRGQTDR, from the exons ATGGATACGGTAGGATTTAGCTCACAATGTAAAGCACGACAATGTTCGCAATGTCAGGGGGATACGGAATTCTACTGCCACACGTGTAAACACGATCTGTGCCAAACGTGTAGAGAGAAACATGTAACAGAAAATAGCACCCAATACCATAACACAGTATTCTATTTGACTCGCCATTGCGAGAGGAGTTTCACTTCACAATGCAAGGTGCGAATGTGTTCTCGATGCCAAGGGGATTCGGAATTCTACTGCAACACATGTAGACAGAACCTGTGTCTACAGTGTAAGGAGATTCATGTTGTCCATCTAGATTCAATACACCACGAGGTCGTGATTTACCGTGAGAAGTTCAAATACACGTTTAAACAAGAAACCTGTGTGAGGCATCCTAGTATGATATATGAGATGTTCTGCCGGTCGTGCAAGCTTCCTGTCTGTTTGCAATGCTCCGACCACAGAGGACATACAATGATGGATCTTAAAACAGCATACATAACACGCCGTCAGCAACACAGGGCAACCATTCATAAAATCAGGAGTGAAATTATCTATAACTGCATTATCCTCAAGACAGAAATCGAAacagattttaaaaagtgtcatacAGACTTCTTAGAAATTCGAAAAAAGATGTCAACAAAATCTCAGAGAATAAAGCGCCAGATGAATCGgatctttaaaaatgtgaacACCATCGATGTCTATGAACATAGGTTAGAACAATCAGCAAGCACATCGGTTGAGTTGATTTCATTCCTAAAGAAAATCTGTATTTCGAAGTTGCTTTGGATCCATCTTTCCTCCTTGACGAAGGAAATCCAGAAGGAGAATGTGATTGAATCATTAACAAATGTGCAGGTGACAGAGAGAGGAAGAAGGATGGTACGAACTGAGTCTCTTCTGAGAGAGTTGTCTATAGCTTTCCCAGTGAAAGATGTTAGTTATGTGGCTCACATTTCCCTTGTATCAACAAACAGGATTTGGATAAGTGATTTTTATACCAAGTTTATCCTAACAGATACAAGAGGTACCACTTTAGATCGTTTGAGAGATACAGATCACTCAATAATCTATGGATTTCACACAGTTAGCACTGCTGGTGAACTTATCTACATAGACAGTGATCGCAACATAGGCAAACTCTCTAGAGTCCAGAATGTCAAGTCCTTACTGATAAAGAACGAACAACCATGGACACCACATTGTGTTTTCTGCTCCCCCTCCACTGGAGATATACTGATTGGGATGAATAAATTGGATCATTCGCATAAAGATGCCAAAGTAAATAGGTACAACAACAAAGGACACCACGTCCAGACAACGGAAAAGAACAAGACTGGAGAGAGAATATATGGTTTTCCCATCTACATCACAGAGAGTAGAGATAAAGATCTCATCGTGTCGGACTGGGAACGAGGAGTGGTGGTGACAGATCGCAAAGAGAATCATAGGTTTACCTACACAGGTCCTCCATCAGGTGATCAGCGACTGGATCCACGTGGGGTCTGCGTAGACGCACTGTCACACATCTTGGTGTGTGATGTTAACACAGACACAATACAAATGATTGATAAAAACGGTCAATTCCTTTCATTGTTTCTGACAAAACAACATGGAATATATGGACCTTACGGTCTTTTCTATGATGTCAAAGATCATAGTCTTTGGGTCGGATCAGGGTATGATAATACAGTGTCTGTATATAGGTACATTTCACGGGGACAAACAGACAG ATAA
- the LOC130049040 gene encoding uncharacterized protein LOC130049040 → MINSSKSSYCQTKLITEDIKYTFRVISRLVNYNAGTPLPPATSDQTLADDFVQFFYSKVEKIRQGLDASDLHDNTASPDLDRSVPNLGSFKIQTQENVDKVVRSCANKACSLDATPTALLKNSTVLSVVLPTITELVNTSLSTGVFPNELKRALVTPRLKKPGFDMRTFSNYRPVSNIPFISKVIERVVAQQLNSHLTRNGLHDDLQSAYKTGTSTETVILRIKTDVEAVLDEGDAMLLVLLDLSAAFN, encoded by the coding sequence ATGATCAACTCCTCCAAGTCCAGCTATTGTCAAACAAAGCTCATCACAGAGGACATTAAATATACTTTTAGAGTTATTAGCAGGCTGGTGAATTATAATGCAGGGACTCCCTTACCACCAGCTACCAGTGACCAGACCCTTGCTGACGATTTTGTGCAGTTTTTCTACAGCAAAGTTGAAAAGATCAGACAGGGTCTCGATGCCTCAGATCTCCATGACAATACAGCTTCTCCAGACCTGGACAGATCAGTGCCAAATCTTGGTTCCTTTAAGATCCAGACACAGGAAAACGTGGACAAGGTCGTCAGGAGCTGTGCTAATAAGGCCTGCTCACTGGATGCCACCCCCACTGCGCTCTTGAAGAACAGCACTGTCCTCTCTGTGGTGCTACCGACCATTACTGAGCTGGTGAATACATCACTTTCAACCGGGGTCTTTCCAAATGAGCTGAAACGTGCACTTGTTACACCACGTCTGAAAAAGCCTGGATTTGATATGAGAACTTTTAGTAACTATAGACCAGTATCAAATATTCCATTCATCAGCAAGGTCATCGAGCGTGTTGTTGCACAGCAGCTTAATAGCCATCTCACCAGGAATGGTCTACATGATGATCTACAGTCAGCTTATAAGACCGGTACCAGCACTGAGACAGTCATCCTGCGAATAAAAACAGACGTAGAAGCAGTACTGGATGAAGGTGACGCTATGCTCCTGGTCCTTCTTGACCTAAGTGCGGCATTTAATTGA